The Candidatus Dormiibacterota bacterium nucleotide sequence CCCCGACGAGGGCCACTCAGAATCGGATCGGGCGCCAAGTGCGTTGTGTGGCAGGAACTCGGGGGAGGCCGGAGCATGGCGGTCGGCACTGCAGATGTCGCAGACAGGACCCTGCATCCCCCGGTGACGGAGGAGCTCGGGGCGATCATGCAGCGCGGGCTGCGCCCCGGGAAGAAGGGTCTCGCGGCTCTCGGGGAGATGGTCCTGCTCGGAGGCGCGACCTTCCGATCACTGCGCCGCGGCGTCGCCTGGGACGAGTTCGTGCACCAGGCCGACGTCTTCTTCAAGCGGATGATGCTGCCCGTCTGCCTGATCGGCCTCGGCTGGGGGGTGATGGTCTCGCTCGAGGCGGGGAACATCCTCCAGCTGGCGCAGGCGTCGTGGCGGCTCGGCGACTTCGAGGCCATGAGCCACATCCGCGAGTTCGACTCCTTCGTGATGGGCGACATCGCGATGGGGGTCGCGGGCACCGCCATCGTCGCCGACCTCGGGGCGCGGAAGGTGCGCGACGAGCTCGCGGCGATGAGCACCCTGGGCATCGACGTGGTCCGCGAGATGGTCGCTCCACGGGTGCTGTCGATGATGCTCATGACCAGCGCCATGCTCTTCCCGATGATGGTCACCAGCCTGTTCACCGGCTGGGGCACCGCCGTCTACCTGCGCGGGGCCTCGTCGGGCGGCTACTGGCACGACTTCTTCAACAACACGACGCCGGTCGACCTCCTGATCGGGCTGGTGAAGTGCGCGTGCTTCGGCATGTTCGGCGGCATCATCGCCTGCTACAAGGGGATGAGCGCCGCGGGCGGGGGCCGGGGCGTGGGGCGCGCCGTGAACGAGGCGGTGGTCACCTCGATCATCGTCGCCATGGCCGTCAACTACCTCGCCACGTCGATCCTCATGGCGCTCAACA carries:
- a CDS encoding ABC transporter permease, whose amino-acid sequence is MTEELGAIMQRGLRPGKKGLAALGEMVLLGGATFRSLRRGVAWDEFVHQADVFFKRMMLPVCLIGLGWGVMVSLEAGNILQLAQASWRLGDFEAMSHIREFDSFVMGDIAMGVAGTAIVADLGARKVRDELAAMSTLGIDVVREMVAPRVLSMMLMTSAMLFPMMVTSLFTGWGTAVYLRGASSGGYWHDFFNNTTPVDLLIGLVKCACFGMFGGIIACYKGMSAAGGGRGVGRAVNEAVVTSIIVAMAVNYLATSILMALNSSVNVLK